The genomic window CATACCGGACGTTTACCAGCAGGACTCCCGTCCCTGAGAAGCAGTCCGGGCGGCCAGCCGCCACAGCTACTTCCGTTGCCGGCCGTCGCCCGGCAGCAACGGCCTGCTCATCGGCACTTGTTCGGTATAGGGCGCGCGGGGCCGGGCGGGCAGCTCATCGATGAGCTCATTTGCAGCATGTGCCAGCAGGTCCCTCTGCAACGGTGGCAGCGAGTGCAGTGATTGGAGGTAGGCATCCACTTCGTATTCGCCCACCATGCCGCCGATGGAAAAGTAGCGCAGCCATAAATCCTCACCGGGGATACCAGCGCTTGCCAAGGCTTTGCGGAGACCCTTGAGCTGGAGTTGTTCTTGAAGGGACAGTCCCTGGCAATCGTTACTCCCGGCTTCCGTCATATGTTCCTTCCTTGCTCCCACCCGTGAGGATCCCGGTGCTGACGGATGCCAGTGACTGCATGGATTCCTGGGACAGCAGAAGAAGTTCCCTGATCGCCTCCTCCTCGGTCAGGCCACGCTGGCCCATGAGATAACCCTGGGCGCGGCTGATCGCGTCACGGCTGTTCAAGGCGTGGACGAGGCCATCGCTGAACCGTTTGGGTGTCTCCGAGGTTTGTATGTTGTCCAGGAGAATCGCGGCACTGCCGGCAAGCTTTTCCAAGGATCGGGCCGTCGCTTGGCCATAGGCGCCAGGGGCAGCGGAATAGAGCTTCATGGCCCCCAGACACCGGGCTCCCCTCACCAACGGGACGCTGATCACGGA from Arthrobacter sp. StoSoilB20 includes these protein-coding regions:
- a CDS encoding GAF and ANTAR domain-containing protein, which gives rise to MSQQLPLDELTLTLARIKGLLLTEEKVDRAVQLLAEGIRDAFPGSAGAGVSLIDGQGNRTSAGATDPLVIEGDQSQYRLGQGPCLSAWATERTVIVDDAGTDQRWPQWAEAAVKLSISSVISVPLVRGARCLGAMKLYSAAPGAYGQATARSLEKLAGSAAILLDNIQTSETPKRFSDGLVHALNSRDAISRAQGYLMGQRGLTEEEAIRELLLLSQESMQSLASVSTGILTGGSKEGTYDGSRE